The following DNA comes from Dehalococcoidia bacterium.
GACGCCCCCTGGACGCCGCTCTTCGTCGCCGCGGCCGCGGTGGTGGTGGAGACGGGCGGCATCCTTTCGCACGCCGCGACGGTCGCGCGCGAGTACGGGATCCCGGCGGTCGTCGCCGTCAAGGACGCCACTTCCCTGATCCGCGAGGGTCAGCTCGTCACGGTCGATGGCATGACCGGCGAAGTGGTCCTGGGTTAGCCTGTAGCCTCTCGGCTTCGCCGAGCCCTCCCACGGTGAGGGCAGCAGCCCTGGCTGGACTCTGCCCTCGCCCCGCCTGATTGACACCAAAAGGGCGGCCGGCGAATGATCCTCAAAGCCCCGCCCGAGCCAGCGAATTCGTCCGCCGCTGCTTCTGAGCGGCCCGAGGAGGACTGCGATGGGAATGCTCGACGGTAAGGTTGCCATCGTCACCGGCGCGAGCCGCGGGATCGGCAAAGCGATCGCGGAGCTGTACGCGGAGGAGGGCGCGAAGGTGGTCTGCGTCGCCCGCACTCTCCACGAGGGCGACCACATGCTCGAGGGGTCTCTCGACACCACCGTGGGCGAGATCAAGGCGAAGGGCGGCCAGGCAGCCGCGGTCGCGGCCGACATCTCCGAAGAGGCGGGCTGCGATGCGGTGGTGAAGGGCGCCCACGATGCCTTCGGCCCCGTCGACATCCTGGTGAACAACGCGGCCCTCAACTACTACATCCCGATCAAGGACTACCCCATCAGCCGCTGGATACGCGCCTTCGCCGTCAACGTGCACGCGCCCTTCATGCTCTCGCAGAAGGTGCTGCCGGACATGATCGAGAAGCGCAGCGGCGCCATCGTCAACATCTCGTCCGGCGCCGCGATCGGGCCGGGGCGCGGGCCCTACCAGAACACGCAGGTGCGGGGCGGCACCATGTACGGCGCCTCGAAGGCGGCCCTCGAGCGCTTCACCCAGGGCCTGGCCCAGGAGGTGCAGGACTACGGCATTTCCGTCACCTGCTTCTCGCCCTCGGGCGTGGTGCCCACGCCGGGCACCGTCTACCACAAGCTGGTCGAGAGCCTGGATGACCCGCGCGGCGAGCCGCCATCGATGATGGCGCGCGCCGCCCTCCTCCTGGCGACCCTGCCGGTCGAGAAGATCACTGGCCGCGTCACCTACAGCCAGACCATCCTGAAGGAGTTCGGCTGGATCGAGGACGGCGTCGGCCCCGGCCTTGGCGGCCGGCCTCTGCGCGGCTATGCAGCGATGTGAGGGCAGAGTGCAGGGCTCATCGGGCAGATACGGTGGCGGCCTTGACCGACCGGAGGACACGGAAGCCGGCGCCGTGGCTCTCCTGACTCTGTGCTTCGCACTCTGTACTCTGCATCGGCCACTGCCATGAAGATCGGCGTTGTCTTCC
Coding sequences within:
- a CDS encoding SDR family NAD(P)-dependent oxidoreductase; amino-acid sequence: MGMLDGKVAIVTGASRGIGKAIAELYAEEGAKVVCVARTLHEGDHMLEGSLDTTVGEIKAKGGQAAAVAADISEEAGCDAVVKGAHDAFGPVDILVNNAALNYYIPIKDYPISRWIRAFAVNVHAPFMLSQKVLPDMIEKRSGAIVNISSGAAIGPGRGPYQNTQVRGGTMYGASKAALERFTQGLAQEVQDYGISVTCFSPSGVVPTPGTVYHKLVESLDDPRGEPPSMMARAALLLATLPVEKITGRVTYSQTILKEFGWIEDGVGPGLGGRPLRGYAAM